A genomic stretch from Aedes albopictus strain Foshan chromosome 2, AalbF5, whole genome shotgun sequence includes:
- the LOC109621933 gene encoding uncharacterized protein K02A2.6 isoform X2 codes for MKQFARRMVYWFGINGDIDKYVTECDACSSMTISHKPNNESKRIPTTRPFSRVHIDFFFFEHRTYLLIVDSFSKWIEIEYMKQGTDTAKVLKKLVAYFARFGLPDVLVSDNGPPFNSYNFVNLLEKQGIRVFKSPPYNPSSNGQAERLVRTVKEVLKRYLMDPDVMELDLDDRINLFLFNFRNCNLTKDGYFPSETIFSYKPKTVLDLVNPKKYYKKLLDIPQSHDDLVIERNSREIPLQSKDAFDNLMAGDDVWYKNNNRHLHVRWVKATFIKWYSPNILQICIGSVNLTAHRTQIRICKGDNSGQRPNMLITRFDGDENTRSEEPRRSEGSMAPNDEPIIDDTTAEAPSGARKRKRRRSDSGVEHPVEPRRSKRSKKTTRSEDFWYN; via the coding sequence ATGAAGCAATTTGCTCGCCGAATGGtttattggtttggtattaaTGGCGATATAGACAAATATGTTACCGAGTGTGATGCATGTAGCAGTATGACAATATCTCATAAACCTAACAATGAATCCAAAAGGATACCAACCACAAGACCATTCAGTAGAGTTCATATAGATTTCTTTTTCTTTGAGCATCGGACTTATCTGCTAATAGTTGATAGTTTCTCCAAGTGGATAGAAATAGAGTATATGAAACAGGGAACTGATACGGCTAAAGTATTAAAAAAGTTGGTAGCATATTTTGCGAGGTTTGGATTGCCAGATGTTTTAGTATCGGACAATGGTCCTCCTTTCAACTCCTACAACTTTGTAAACCTTCTAGAGAAACAGGGTATTAGAGTGTTCAAGAGTCCACCATATAATCCCTCAAGTAACGGACAGGCTGAAAGATTGGTAAGGACAGTTAAAGAAGTCCTTAAGAGATACCTAATGGATCCTGATGTTATGGAGTTAGACCTGGATGACCGGATAAATCTTTTTCTATTTAATTTTAGAAATTGCAATTTGACAAAAGACGGGTATTTCCCGTCCGAAACTATTTTTTCGTACAAACCAAAGACAGTGTTAGATTTGGTTAATcccaaaaaatactacaaaaagcTACTCGATATCCCACAGTCACATGATGATCTTGTTATCGAGCGTAATAGCAGGGAAATCCCTTTGCAGTCCAAGGACGCCTTTGACAATCTGATGGCTGGGGATGATGTGTGGTATAAAAATAATAATCGCCACCTTCATGTACGTTGGGTCAAGGCCACATTCATTAAATGGTACTCTCCCAATATTTTACAGATATGCATTGGAAGCGTCAACCTAACAGCACATCGAACGCAAATTAGGATCTGCAAAGGAGATAACTCTGGGCAACGGCCAAACATGCTAATTACGAGATTCGATGGAGACGAAAACACGAGGAGTGAAGAACCGAGAAGAAGTGAAGGCTCAATGGCCCCCAACGATGAGCCGATCATCGACGATACGACAGCGGAAGCTCCCAGTGGAGCCAGAAAGAGGAAACGACGAAGATCCGATAGCGGGGTGGAGCACCCCGTTGAGCCGAGACGATCGAAGCGGTCCAAGAAAACAACTCGTTCGGAAGATTTTTGGTATAATTGA
- the LOC115264944 gene encoding PTS-dependent dihydroxyacetone kinase 1, dihydroxyacetone-binding subunit DhaK: MALSDVGNSLQGLILSHGGLQLLKERNCITRLEPALKDGKVKLISGGGSGHEPAHAGYVGQGMLAGAVCGDVFSSPSVTAILDCLRTVCDKDGSAIFIVKNYTGDRLNFGIALELARATYGFRDVRMLLVGEDCSIEDRNVRKSVGKRGLAGVVLVHKVLGAMAEMGLSIEEIYKFGKGLASDGNLTTIGFTFELKEGILENIEIGKGIHGEPGVYKMQASNDFNEIIEFIIGKLITNVPKSSEVVLLVNNLGGTSEFLMGVFIDCLAKKIDASYNVKRIYCGAYLTSLDQAGISVTVLNLGYSPKLLDYLNYEVNVPSTLFGFQSRFNKLPSKVIKVGTLQPMKIQPNSTACEIGEFGAKLAKTIVHYVCEALISCTAMLNTIDKELGDGDTGSTIAKGAESILKHLIANKLDLKHPGIMLQQISVILQQDMGGSSGALYSLLLQGVASTFMTPPEDNQHISVKHWSEALKAGNDTIVKYAFTELGDRTMLDPLREGEERLRQSIAQDLPVLACVESFTKGCEEAARATQDMVPKSGRAAYSASVENSKPNSFPDPGAHAVSIWARALLEACKQVIVE; the protein is encoded by the coding sequence ATGGCACTATCCGATGTTGGAAACTCTCTGCAGGGTCTCATTCTTTCGCATGGCGGGCTACAACTATTAAAAGAGCGCAATTGTATCACACGGCTGGAACCTGCTCTCAAGGACGGCAAGGTGAAACTTATCTCTGGTGGTGGAAGCGGCCATGAACCGGCCCACGCCGGCTATGTAGGTCAAGGGATGCTAGCGGGTGCCGTTTGTGGCGATGTATTCAGTTCCCCATCGGTCACGGCGATACTGGACTGTTTGAGAACGGTTTGTGATAAGGATGGAAGTGCCATTTTCATTGTGAAGAACTACACGGGCGATCGGTTGAACTTTGGAATTGCCCTGGAACTGGCACGAGCGACCTATGGATTTCGAGATGTGAGAATGCTACTGGTAGGAGAAGACTGCTCCATTGAAGATCGGAATGTGAGGAAGTCTGTGGGAAAGCGAGGCTTGGCCGGAGTTGTGCTAGTGCATAAAGTACTGGGCGCAATGGCGGAGATGGGGCTTTCCATTGAGGAAATTTACAAATTTGGCAAAGGATTAGCTTCGGATGGAAACTTGACAACGATAGGTTTCACCTTCGAGTTGaaggaaggaatcctggagaacatCGAAATCGGAAAAGGAATTCATGGTGAACCAGGAGTGTATAAGATGCAAGCGAGCAacgattttaatgaaataattGAATTTATCATCGGAAAATTGATCACTAATGTTCCAAAATCTTCAGAAGTAGTGTTGCTGGTGAACAATCTAGGAGGCACGTCCGAATTTCTAATGGGAGTTTTTATTGACTGCTTAGCCAAGAAAATTGACGCTTCCTACAACGTCAAACGGATCTACTGTGGAGCATATTTGACTTCCCTTGATCAAGCTGGAATTTCAGTTACGGTTCTCAATCTTGGATACTCCCCGAAGCTACTCGATTACCTCAACTACGAAGTTAACGTTCCGTCGACGCTTTTCGGATTCCAATCTAGATTCAACAAATTACCGTCAAAAGTGATCAAAGTAGGCACATTACAGCCAATGAAAATCCAACCAAATTCGACTGCCTGTGAAATCGGTGAATTTGGCGCAAAGCTTGCTAAGACCATCGTTCATTACGTTTGTGAAGCACTCATTTCTTGCACTGCAATGCTGAATACAATCGATAAGGAACTAGGAGACGGTGATACCGGTAGTACCATAGCGAAAGGTGCCGAGTCCATTTTGAAACACTTGATCGCAAACAAGCTGGATCTTAAGCATCCTGGGATTATGCTTCAACAGATTAGCGTTATATTGCAGCAAGACATGGGAGGATCCTCTGGGGCACTGTATAGTTTGCTGCTTCAAGGGGTTGCTTCTACGTTTATGACACCCCCGGAAGACAATCAGCATATCTCCGTCAAACATTGGAGTGAAGCGCTGAAAGCCGGAAACGATACAATCGTCAAATATGCCTTTACCGAGCTAGGAGATCGCACCATGCTGGATCCCCTGCGAGAAGGCGAGGAACGCTTGAGACAATCCATCGCCCAAGATCTGCCGGTTCTGGCTTGTGTAGAAAGTTTCACTAAAGGTTGTGAGGAAGCAGCTCGCGCCACTCAGGACATGGTGCCAAAGTCAGGGCGTGCTGCCTATAGTGCCTCGGTGGAAAATTCCAAGCCGAACAGTTTTCCAGACCCTGGCGCGCATGCCGTCTCCATTTGGGCAAGAGCTTTGCTAGAAGCGTGCAAACAAGTTATCGTCGAATGA